One window from the genome of Cottoperca gobio chromosome 15, fCotGob3.1, whole genome shotgun sequence encodes:
- the slc1a4 gene encoding neutral amino acid transporter A: MEKKSEINGHAMPSSASTDRIMEKSARKSFREKLMEFLRKNLLVIMTVSGVLVGVGLGMMVRNMNLTKAQMTYFAFPGEMLLRMLKMIILPLVVCSLVSGAASLDTRSLGKLGGIAVGYFLVTTLIASGIGVTLAFIIKPGVGAGSLNTNSLGLESVSNNKETTDSFLDLARNLFPANLVAAAFRSYVTDYKMVASGNDTNGTTLYQKVPIGTESDGMNILGLVLFAMVFGVALRKLGDEGEELIRFFNAFNEATMVLVSWIMWYVPFGIMFLVGSKIVEMEDVVLLVTSLGKYIFASVLGHIIHGGIVLPLIYFGFTRKNPYSFLSGLITPFTTAFATCSSSATLPSMIKCVEENNGVDKRISRFILPIGATVNMDGAAIFQCIAAVFIAQLNNVELNAGQIFTILVTATASSVGAAGIPAGGIITIAIILEAIGLPTNDLSLMLAVDWVVDRTTTVVNVEGDALGAGILHHINQQEMKKQQERQQQGGELAEVRVEAVANVQAEEETSPLFMHQTKTSEAMPEAIESVL, from the exons atggaGAAAAAGAGCGAGATCAACGGACACGCCATGCCCAGCTCGGCATCTACTGACCGGATCATGGAGAAAAGCGCGCGGAAGAGCTTCAGGGAGAAGCTGATGGAGTTTCTGAGGAAGAACCTGCTGGTGATCATGACGGTGTCTGGGGTGCTGGTGGGCGTCGGGCTTGGGATGATGGTCCGCAACATGAACCTTACCAAGGCTCAGATGACCTACTTCGCCTTCCCGGGAGAGATGCTCCTCAGGATGCTGAAGATGATCATTCTGCCCCTGGTCGTCTGCAGCCTCGTGTCCGGCGCCGCCAGCCTGGACACTCGCTCCCTGGGCAAACTGGGGGGCATCGCGGTCGGCTACTTTCTGGTGACCACGCTGATCGCCTCGGGGATCGGGGTGACTCTAGCCTTCATCATCAAACCCGGCGTGGGAGCAGGATCTCTGAACACCAACAGCCTGGGACTGGAGAGCGTcagcaacaacaaagagacCACCGACTCGTTTTTAGACCTGGCCAG GAATCTATTCCCAGCTAATTTGGTGGCTGCTGCTTTCCGTTCT TATGTCACCGACTACAAGATGGTTGCTTCAGGGAACGACACAAACGGGACCACCCTCTATCAAAAG GTGCCTATTGGTACAGAATCAGATGGCATGAACATCCTCGGTCTGGTGTTGTTTGCCATGGTGTTTGGCGTGGCACTAAGGAAGCTGGGAGATGAGGGGGAAGAACTCATCCGTTTCTTCAACGCTTTCAACGAGGCCACCATGGTGCTGGTGTCCTGGATCATGTG GTATGTCCCTTTTGGCATCATGTTCCTGGTGGGCAGTAAGATTGTGGAGATGGAAGATGTGGTTCTTCTGGTCACTAGTCTGGGAAAATACATCTTTGCTTCGGTCCTGGGCCACATCATCCACGGAGGCATCGTCCTGCCCCTCATCTACTTTGGCTTCACACGCAAGAACCCCTATAGTTTCCTGTCAGGCCTCATCACACCCTTCACCACTGCCTTCGCCACTTGCTCCAG TTCAGCAACTCTTCCCTCTATGATAAAATGTGTCGAGGAGAACAATGGCGTAGACAAACGCATCAGCCGCTTCATCCTTCCCATTGGGGCCACTGTCAACATGGACGGGGCAGCCATATTCCAGTGCATCGCTGCTGTCTTCATCGCTCAGCTCAACAATGTTGAGCTGAACGCTGGACAGATCTTCACCATCCT GGTGACAGCCACAGCCTCAAGTGTGGGTGCAGCTGGCATCCCAGCCGGAGGCATCATTACCATTGCCATCATACTGGAGGCCATCGGCCTGCCGACCAACGACCTGTCCCTTATGCTGGCTGTTGACTGGGTTGT GGATCGTACCACAACGGTGGTGAATGTCGAGGGCGATGCTCTAGGTGCTGGAATCCTCCACCACATCAACCAGCAGGAGatgaagaagcagcaggagcggcagcagcagggaggggaGCTGGCGGAGGTCCGGGTGGAGGCGGTGGCCAACGTCCAGGCGGAGGAGGAGACCTCGCCGCTCTTCATGCACCAAACCAAAACCTCAGAGGCCATGCCGGAGGCCATCGAGTCTGTCCTGTAA
- the LOC115020160 gene encoding SERTA domain-containing protein 2-like produces MFGKGAKRKLDEDEEGLEGKTLEAPMAGGGLGLCPEGLSKVSYNLQRQTIFNISLMKLYSQRPLCEPSLERRVLINNMLRRIQDELKQEGSLRPLLLPPSPPDDPMDEGYREAPSSFGVLSATAQVSQPSALLMPVIVPPPSPHPMVTPNCQASQACTNHVEDGLAPLEACLTPASLLEEDGTDSAICTPSPPTPPLSPPPGQPPSLPSALLSQVSPRVPVPASSNDGVPSALSDMELGPPTAITRTAAANATTVTTSPAPTPLTQPSPAPTGLPRDCRTVGVKPETDGVLLAEARCADLRPMDNLPTLPPVGLVDISSSSSSPSGFLSDLALDDVLFADIDTSMYDFDPCTTAGAVGVTAGGGLTKLSPVVTADDLLKSLASPYSGPAPQVSANQPFKIDLTELDHIMEVLVGS; encoded by the coding sequence ATGTTTGGTAAAGGTGCGAAGCGGAAGCTGGACGAGGATGAAGAGGGGTTGGAAGGCAAAACGCTGGAGGCGCCGATGGCGGGAGGGGGACTAGGCCTCTGTCCGGAGGGCCTGTCCAAGGTGTCGTACAACCTGCAGCGGCAGACCATCTTCAACATCTCCTTAATGAAGCTGTACAGCCAGCGGCCGCTTTGTGAGCCCAGCCTGGAGCGCCGGGTCCTCATTAACAACATGCTGCGACGTATACAGGATGAACTCAAGCAGGAAGGCTCCCTGCGGCCGCTGCTTTTGCCGCCCTCGCCGCCGGATGACCCCATGGATGAGGGTTACCGTGAGGCACCATCCTCATTTGGTGTTTTGTCAGCGACAGCGCAGGTATCCCAGCCTTCTGCGCTGTTGATGCCGGTGATCGTTCCACCGCCTTCACCCCACCCTATGGTGACTCCCAACTGCCAGGCATCCCAGGCCTGCACCAACCATGTGGAGGACGGCCTCGCCCCTCTGGAAGCCTGCCTCACCCCAGCCTCTTTACTAGAGGAGGATGGTACAGATTCAGCCATTTGTACTCCATCCCCACCAACTCCTCCTCTGTCGCCTCCTCCGGGGCAGCCTCCTTCGTTACCTTCAGCACTTCTGAGCCAGGTGTCCCCCAGGGTCCCCGTGCCTGCCTCGTCCAATGATGGTGTTCCCTCCGCACTGAGTGACATGGAGTTGGGACCTCCCACAGCCATAACAAGGACAGCAGCAGCTAATGCTACAACCGTGACTACCTCCCCAGCTCCCACGCCACTCACCCAGCCCTCCCCAGCACCCACAGGCCTACCCAGAGACTGCAGGACTGTGGGTGTTAAACCAGAGACAGATGGTGTCTTGCTAGCAGAAGCCCGTTGTGCCGATCTCCGACCGATGGACAATCTGCCCACACTGCCCCCTGTTGGCCTCGTAGacatttcctcctcttcttcctccccttcGGGGTTTCTCTCAGACTTGGCGCTGGATGATGTCCTGTTTGCCGACATCGACACGTCCATGTATGACTTTGACCCCTGTACGACAGCGGGGGCTGTAGGCGTAACGGCAGGTGGTGGTCTAACCAAACTGTCGCCGGTGGTGACCGCGGACGATCTCCTTAAATCACTGGCTTCGCCGTACAGTGGCCCTGCCCCCCAGGTTTCAGCCAATCAGCCTTTCAAAATTGATCTGACAGAACTGGATCACATTATGGAGGTGTTGGTGGGGTCGTGA